The following proteins come from a genomic window of Methanosarcina sp. MTP4:
- a CDS encoding DUF367 family protein has translation MNSIKPRDIPLYIYHAGQCNPKKCTGKKMARFELARLFEKISKLPRSAILLDPFAEKAISPADSTEKGIIVLDCSWEEVERVFPELEKLNLQHRALPYLLAGNPVNFGRPFKLNSAEAFAAALYILGHKEQAEKVLSKFNWGHSFLELNHEPLEDYSKAKNSSEIVRIQSYYI, from the coding sequence ATGAATTCAATAAAGCCCCGGGACATTCCCCTTTACATCTACCACGCAGGACAGTGCAACCCTAAAAAATGCACAGGCAAAAAAATGGCCCGCTTTGAGCTTGCCCGCCTTTTTGAGAAAATATCAAAACTACCTCGCTCGGCAATTCTCCTTGACCCATTTGCCGAAAAAGCCATATCTCCGGCTGACAGCACGGAAAAGGGAATAATCGTGCTTGACTGCTCCTGGGAAGAAGTCGAGAGGGTTTTTCCCGAACTTGAAAAGCTGAACCTCCAGCACCGGGCCCTTCCCTACCTGCTTGCGGGAAACCCGGTAAACTTCGGAAGACCTTTCAAGCTCAACTCAGCCGAGGCTTTTGCAGCAGCCCTCTATATTCTGGGGCATAAGGAGCAGGCTGAAAAAGTCCTTTCTAAATTTAACTGGGGACACAGTTTCCTGGAATTGAACCATGAACCTCTAGAGGATTATTCGAAAGCAAAAAACAGCAGTGAAATAGTGAGAATCCAGAGCTATTACATATAA
- a CDS encoding TIGR00725 family protein, with protein sequence MVTGIQKQIGVIGAGACSEEVESNAEAVGREIARKGALLLCGGLGGVMEAASRGAKKEGGTTLGVLPGIRREDANPWIDVAILSGMGHARNALIAQSSDALIAVGGEYGTLSEIALGLKMGKPVVVLESKWKIEGTQRAKNPKEAVETAFRLIEERTG encoded by the coding sequence ATGGTCACCGGGATCCAAAAACAGATCGGAGTCATCGGGGCAGGCGCCTGCAGTGAGGAAGTGGAATCCAATGCGGAAGCTGTGGGCAGGGAAATTGCCAGGAAGGGAGCTTTGCTCCTCTGCGGGGGACTCGGGGGAGTTATGGAAGCTGCGTCTCGCGGGGCAAAAAAGGAAGGAGGGACGACCCTCGGGGTCCTTCCAGGAATCCGGAGAGAAGATGCAAATCCCTGGATCGACGTTGCTATCCTGAGCGGGATGGGACACGCCAGGAACGCGCTGATAGCCCAGTCTTCGGACGCCCTGATAGCCGTGGGCGGGGAGTACGGGACTCTCTCGGAAATTGCGCTCGGCCTGAAGATGGGAAAGCCGGTGGTCGTACTTGAATCAAAGTGGAAAATCGAAGGGACGCAGCGGGCGAAAAACCCGAAAGAAGCCGTTGAAACCGCTTTCAGGCTGATAGAGGAAAGAACCGGGTGA